GGCGAGGGCGGTCGCGGTGTAACCTGTGCGCCTTCCGCTGCCGACGACCGCCCGCGCACCTGCCTGCGCCGCGGCCATGACCCGATGAACGCATGCCACCCCCGCCATCCGCCCGAGGGCACGCCGTCCGTGCGCGTGGCGACGCCGCATGCGCGTGCGCTGCGTCTCTCGGTGGCGCCGATGATGGACTGGACCGACAGCCAGTGCCGGGTCTTCCACCGCCTGCTGGCACCGGATGCGCTGCTGTACACCGAGATGGTCCACGCCAACGCGGTCATCCATGGCGACCGCAGGCGGTTGCTGGCGATGGATCCCGTCGAGCATCCGGTGGCCCTGCAGCTCGGCGGCAGCGAACCGGCGCTGCTGGCCGAGGCCGCGTGCATCGCCGCGGCGCATGGATTCGACGAGGTCAACCTCAACTGCGGCTGTCCCTCCGATCGCGTGCAGGCCGGGCGCTTCGGTGCCTGTCTGATGCGCGAGCCGACACTGGTCGCCGAGTGCGTGGCGGCGATGCGCGCGGCGTTGGCGGCCGATGGCCATGCCGTGCCGGTCACCGTGAAGTGCCGCCTCGGCGTCGATGACGACAGCGAATACGCGCGCTTCCGTGCGTTCGTCGACGCGGTGGCGGCCGCGGGTGCCACCCAGGTGATCGTGCATGCACGCAACGCCTGGCTCAAAGGCCTGAGCCCGAAGGAGAACCGGGAAGTGCCGCCGCTGCGCTACGACTGGGCCTATCGGCTCAAGCAGGAGCGCGCCGACCTCACCGTGCTGCTCAACGGCGGCATCGCCGAC
This portion of the Luteimonas yindakuii genome encodes:
- the dusA gene encoding tRNA dihydrouridine(20/20a) synthase DusA, with the translated sequence MNACHPRHPPEGTPSVRVATPHARALRLSVAPMMDWTDSQCRVFHRLLAPDALLYTEMVHANAVIHGDRRRLLAMDPVEHPVALQLGGSEPALLAEAACIAAAHGFDEVNLNCGCPSDRVQAGRFGACLMREPTLVAECVAAMRAALAADGHAVPVTVKCRLGVDDDSEYARFRAFVDAVAAAGATQVIVHARNAWLKGLSPKENREVPPLRYDWAYRLKQERADLTVLLNGGIADEATALAHLDHVDGVMLGRAAYHDPHLLHRLDCALSGRAPQPRGALLAALRPYVEAQLAAGVALKHIVRHVLGLFHGQPGGRQFRQVLSEGAHRPGADWALVERALQATETAARSVPA